One Micavibrio aeruginosavorus ARL-13 genomic window carries:
- a CDS encoding thiolase family protein, with protein MTETAVICGFKRSPMHLATKGALAKVRPDDIAAAVISALVKETGVKPEDIEDLIMGCAFPEAEQGFNLARIVVQLAGLPVSVGGVTMNRFCGSSMTAIHMAAGAIAMGAGDVFICAGVESMTRIPMGGFNPMPNPTLAKTFPQAYMSMGETAENLASKYQITRGEQDQFAANSQAKAAAAAASGKFDAEIVPIGDIKTDGIIRPETTVEVLAGLKPAFLSDGTVTAGTSSPLTDGAAAVLVTSESYARKHNLPIMARIKSIGVSGCAAEIMGIGPVPSSQKALARAGLSIKDIGLFELNEAFAAQSLSVVKELGIDQSRLNIDGGAIALGHPLGASGARITGKLASLMQREGIKTGLATMCIGGGQGTAIVLEAA; from the coding sequence ATGACAGAAACAGCCGTAATTTGTGGCTTTAAACGCAGCCCGATGCACCTGGCGACCAAGGGCGCCCTGGCCAAAGTGCGTCCCGATGATATCGCCGCCGCCGTGATCAGCGCGCTGGTGAAAGAAACGGGCGTGAAGCCGGAAGATATCGAAGATCTGATCATGGGCTGCGCCTTCCCCGAGGCCGAACAGGGCTTTAACCTGGCGCGCATCGTGGTCCAGCTGGCCGGTCTGCCGGTGTCGGTGGGTGGTGTAACGATGAACCGTTTCTGTGGTTCGTCCATGACGGCGATCCACATGGCTGCCGGGGCGATTGCCATGGGCGCTGGCGATGTCTTCATCTGCGCCGGTGTTGAATCGATGACACGCATTCCGATGGGCGGCTTTAACCCGATGCCGAACCCGACTTTGGCCAAAACCTTCCCGCAGGCTTATATGAGCATGGGCGAAACCGCCGAAAACCTGGCCAGCAAGTACCAGATTACCCGTGGTGAACAGGATCAATTCGCTGCCAATTCGCAAGCGAAAGCCGCCGCTGCGGCTGCGTCTGGCAAATTCGATGCGGAAATCGTGCCGATTGGCGATATTAAAACCGACGGTATTATCCGTCCGGAAACCACGGTTGAGGTGCTGGCGGGTCTGAAACCGGCCTTCCTGTCCGATGGTACGGTGACGGCGGGGACGTCTTCGCCGTTGACCGACGGGGCTGCGGCGGTGCTGGTAACCTCTGAATCCTATGCCCGCAAACATAACCTGCCGATTATGGCGCGGATCAAATCGATTGGCGTATCCGGTTGCGCGGCGGAAATCATGGGTATCGGTCCGGTTCCGTCCTCGCAAAAGGCGCTGGCCCGTGCCGGCCTGTCGATCAAGGATATTGGCCTGTTTGAATTGAACGAAGCCTTCGCCGCGCAATCCTTGTCGGTGGTGAAGGAACTGGGCATTGATCAATCCCGCCTGAACATCGATGGTGGCGCGATTGCGCTGGGTCACCCGCTGGGGGCATCCGGTGCCCGGATCACCGGCAAACTGGCCAGCCTGATGCAACGTGAAGGCATCAAAACCGGGTTGGCCACCATGTGTATCGGTGGCGGTCAGGGCACGGCCATCGTGTTGGAAGCGGCCTAG
- a CDS encoding cytidine deaminase family protein, with protein sequence MDFVRSFQTLDEKTILPWLRDVRTKAHAPSSGYRVGAILIVKTSSGFLGFAGVNVESIEHRLSIHGEEGALSALITTLGPDVAIESAWVIGGVDHDGPESDIVAHCCGNCRQQLAGIARVPDIRVRNCALSGRVVDTALNDLLPDSFSFDNFNAESSALRSRAIATITPDQDVASLTRRAVRQDPHDIPALRAWAADLNSLNYASHTSQTVILALDNGAYVAGVKVENAVFTGLSAMQAALAIANVSQKPGWSVSEAFVFSERGGDAGPLRDDEIMPLSLSALQILSEFSKSSIIPVTHLCANGDGLTLTLADWGREAPRMHHETRRIRNGLLLSAA encoded by the coding sequence ATGGATTTTGTGCGGTCTTTCCAGACGCTGGATGAAAAAACGATTCTGCCGTGGTTGCGCGATGTGCGGACGAAGGCGCATGCGCCGTCATCCGGCTATCGTGTTGGGGCTATTCTGATCGTTAAAACATCGTCCGGTTTTTTGGGCTTTGCCGGCGTGAATGTGGAATCGATTGAACATCGTTTAAGCATTCACGGAGAAGAAGGGGCGCTGTCCGCCCTGATCACCACGCTGGGCCCGGATGTGGCGATTGAATCTGCCTGGGTTATTGGTGGCGTTGATCATGATGGGCCGGAAAGCGATATCGTGGCGCATTGCTGTGGCAATTGCCGCCAGCAATTGGCCGGTATTGCGCGTGTACCGGATATTCGCGTGCGCAATTGCGCCCTGTCGGGTCGGGTTGTGGATACGGCGCTGAATGATTTGCTGCCCGATTCATTCAGCTTTGATAATTTCAACGCCGAATCTTCTGCCTTGCGATCTCGCGCGATTGCAACAATTACGCCGGATCAGGATGTCGCCAGCCTTACACGCCGCGCGGTGCGTCAAGACCCGCATGACATTCCGGCTCTGCGCGCCTGGGCGGCTGATCTTAACTCCCTGAATTATGCCAGCCATACATCGCAAACGGTGATTCTGGCGCTCGATAACGGGGCGTATGTCGCCGGGGTCAAGGTTGAAAATGCGGTCTTTACGGGCCTCAGTGCAATGCAGGCCGCTTTGGCTATTGCCAATGTATCGCAAAAACCCGGCTGGTCGGTCAGCGAAGCATTCGTGTTTTCCGAACGCGGCGGCGATGCGGGGCCTTTGCGCGATGATGAAATCATGCCGCTATCCCTTTCGGCCCTGCAAATTTTAAGTGAATTTTCAAAGTCATCCATTATTCCTGTGACGCATCTTTGTGCGAACGGGGATGGGTTGACCTTGACGCTGGCCGACTGGGGCCGTGAAGCGCCGCGTATGCACCATGAAACACGCCGCATTCGTAACGGACTTTTGTTGTCTGCGGCATGA
- a CDS encoding TIGR02300 family protein, which translates to MATATDKKGMKRICNSCSARFYDFNKRPVICPNCAAEFTGEVKLKARRSRAIANDEGQVSPAAAADADDTAEELDDEDEIEQEDDTVSLDEVEDMEEADAEDVDGDDEDIEIDDDLDIDDDLDDDLDDDDFDDDDEDEDDED; encoded by the coding sequence GTGGCCACAGCAACCGACAAAAAGGGCATGAAACGCATCTGCAACAGCTGCAGCGCCCGTTTTTATGATTTCAACAAACGTCCGGTGATCTGCCCGAATTGCGCGGCGGAATTTACCGGTGAAGTGAAGCTGAAGGCCCGCCGCAGCCGCGCCATCGCCAATGACGAAGGCCAAGTGAGCCCGGCCGCCGCCGCCGATGCGGATGATACAGCCGAAGAATTGGATGATGAGGACGAAATCGAACAGGAAGACGACACCGTCAGCCTGGACGAAGTCGAGGACATGGAAGAAGCCGACGCCGAAGATGTTGACGGCGACGATGAAGATATTGAGATCGATGACGATCTGGATATCGACGACGATCTGGACGATGATCTGGATGATGACGATTTCGATGACGACGATGAAGACGAGGACGACGAAGACTAA
- a CDS encoding 50S ribosomal protein L11 methyltransferase, protein MSDASLYTVTIRLPAGLSDVQASLFADEAFGGEQISSSLVRETPASESDLGATAWTMQWLLAGIADPDALATHLNDAAAMFDMADMISVTPAGLECASVNPDTNWLEQSYRAFPPFTVGGFYIHGSHSTEPAPDGFRALQIDAATAFGSGEHGTTAGCLLLLEHLKAEGITPNRILDMGCGSGILGIAAWMLFDRPVIASDIDPECIRVTDHHGQINHVPVWDEQPTTTGMATCAGDGFRLPLVQNHAPYTIVIANILPAPLLAMANDLVAAMEDHGFVILSGILNEQADEVEDAYIALNLKPVTRMVRGDWTSLLMRKSV, encoded by the coding sequence GTGTCTGACGCATCTCTTTATACCGTTACAATACGCCTTCCGGCTGGCCTGAGCGATGTTCAGGCCAGCCTTTTTGCTGATGAAGCCTTTGGCGGGGAACAGATTTCATCGTCGCTGGTTCGTGAAACCCCAGCATCGGAATCCGATCTGGGCGCTACGGCCTGGACCATGCAATGGTTGCTGGCGGGCATCGCCGACCCGGACGCATTGGCCACGCATTTGAACGATGCCGCCGCCATGTTTGATATGGCCGATATGATCAGTGTGACCCCGGCGGGTCTGGAGTGCGCAAGCGTTAATCCTGATACGAATTGGCTGGAACAATCCTATCGCGCGTTTCCGCCCTTTACCGTTGGTGGTTTTTATATTCATGGCAGCCATTCCACCGAACCCGCACCGGATGGGTTCCGCGCCCTGCAAATCGACGCCGCCACGGCGTTTGGGTCGGGTGAACATGGAACGACAGCCGGGTGCCTGTTGCTGCTGGAACACTTAAAGGCCGAAGGCATCACACCAAATCGCATTCTGGATATGGGATGCGGTTCGGGCATCTTGGGGATTGCCGCCTGGATGCTGTTTGATCGTCCGGTTATTGCCAGCGATATCGATCCCGAATGCATCCGCGTGACCGACCATCACGGCCAGATCAACCATGTCCCCGTATGGGATGAACAACCGACCACCACCGGCATGGCCACATGTGCGGGGGATGGATTCCGCTTGCCGCTGGTCCAAAACCACGCACCCTATACAATCGTGATTGCCAACATCCTGCCCGCACCGTTACTGGCCATGGCGAATGATCTGGTTGCGGCGATGGAAGACCATGGTTTCGTCATCCTGTCCGGGATTTTGAATGAGCAGGCGGATGAGGTTGAAGACGCCTATATCGCCCTCAATCTAAAACCCGTCACGCGCATGGTGCGCGGGGATTGGACGTCGTTGCTGATGCGGAAAAGTGTGTAA
- a CDS encoding 3-hydroxyacyl-CoA dehydrogenase/enoyl-CoA hydratase family protein, producing the protein MSNSSIQKVAVIGSGVMGSGIAAQIANAGIPVVLLDIVPKDAADRSMLAKGAIDKMLKADPAPFMSKRNARLITPGNMEDDLALLSDCDWIVEVVLEDLKIKHATYEKLQAHRKPGSVISSNTSTIPLHLLVEPFGDALAKDFMITHFFNPPRYMRLLELVTGPKTRKDAIKLVRDFCDIQLGKGVVECHDTPGFIANRIGTFWLQASLNHAVDQKVSVEVADAVLSKPVGIPKTGVFGLIDLVGIDLMPHLAQSLLSTLPEGDEYRRIARDFDFIKGMIAAGYTGRKGKGGFYRLDTAGGKKEKQAFDITAPSFSESAYHKSDKPRLDSVDAGKAGLRAVVTTDDAGGRYAWAVLRDTLAYAASLVPDIADSIADVDEAMRLGYNWKFGPFEMIDALGAQWFADALKAEGKTVPALVQKVGSGSFYRVENGKMQYFGTDGAYHDVVRAEGVLLLRDIKLYSKPLYKSSSAALWDVGDGVLCVEFTGKMNALDNDVFDVYHHAIKKIGDGKGEWKALVIYNEGTHFSAGANLGLAIFAMNIGLWPQIEELIAGGQKAYMALKYAPFPVVAAPSGMALGGGCEILLHADHVQAHAETYCGLVEVGVGLIPGWGGCKELILRFQEKEREQYKKAIGGGDRLWMSPQNTPMGAVRKAFEVIGTATVAKSATEAKEIGYFRDRDGITMNRDRLLFDAKKKALEMAQNYAAPTPVESIRLPGPTGKVALDMAVSDFKKSGKATPYDVIVSDHLAAVLSGGAKADWTAPVSEQDLLKLEIYEFMKLVKNEGTQARVEHMLSTGKPLRN; encoded by the coding sequence ATGAGCAATTCCTCCATCCAGAAAGTGGCCGTTATCGGATCGGGTGTTATGGGGTCGGGCATCGCGGCGCAAATCGCCAATGCGGGTATTCCGGTGGTGTTGCTGGACATCGTCCCGAAAGATGCGGCGGACCGGTCTATGCTGGCCAAGGGCGCCATCGACAAAATGCTGAAGGCCGACCCGGCCCCGTTTATGTCCAAGCGCAATGCCAGGCTGATCACGCCGGGGAATATGGAGGATGATCTTGCGCTGCTGTCCGATTGCGACTGGATCGTCGAAGTCGTTCTGGAAGATTTGAAAATCAAACACGCAACCTATGAAAAGTTGCAGGCGCATCGCAAACCGGGCTCCGTTATTTCCTCCAACACCTCCACCATTCCGCTGCATCTGCTGGTGGAGCCGTTTGGTGATGCGTTGGCGAAGGATTTTATGATCACGCACTTCTTCAACCCGCCGCGTTATATGCGTTTGCTGGAACTGGTGACGGGCCCGAAAACGCGTAAAGACGCGATTAAACTGGTGCGCGATTTCTGCGATATCCAATTGGGCAAGGGCGTTGTGGAATGCCACGACACGCCGGGCTTTATTGCCAACCGGATTGGGACATTCTGGCTGCAGGCGTCCCTGAACCACGCTGTGGATCAGAAGGTCAGCGTTGAAGTGGCCGATGCCGTGTTGTCGAAACCGGTGGGCATTCCGAAAACGGGTGTGTTCGGTTTGATTGATCTGGTCGGCATTGATTTGATGCCGCATCTGGCGCAATCGCTGTTGTCCACGTTGCCGGAGGGTGATGAATATCGTCGCATTGCACGCGATTTTGATTTTATTAAGGGCATGATCGCCGCCGGTTATACGGGCCGTAAGGGCAAGGGTGGTTTCTATCGCCTCGACACCGCAGGCGGGAAGAAAGAAAAACAGGCATTCGATATCACCGCGCCGTCTTTCAGCGAATCCGCTTACCACAAATCCGATAAACCGCGTCTGGATTCCGTCGATGCGGGTAAAGCTGGTTTGCGCGCCGTTGTCACAACCGATGATGCGGGTGGGCGTTATGCGTGGGCTGTGCTGCGCGATACGCTGGCCTATGCCGCGTCATTGGTGCCGGATATTGCCGATTCCATCGCTGATGTCGATGAAGCCATGCGCCTTGGCTATAACTGGAAATTCGGTCCGTTTGAAATGATCGATGCGCTGGGTGCGCAATGGTTTGCCGATGCGCTGAAGGCCGAAGGAAAAACCGTTCCGGCCTTGGTGCAGAAGGTGGGCAGCGGGTCGTTCTACCGCGTTGAAAACGGCAAGATGCAATATTTCGGCACCGATGGGGCGTATCACGATGTGGTCCGTGCCGAGGGTGTTTTGTTGCTGCGTGATATCAAGCTGTATTCCAAACCGTTGTACAAATCATCGTCCGCGGCCCTGTGGGATGTGGGTGATGGCGTTTTGTGCGTTGAATTTACCGGCAAGATGAACGCGCTGGATAATGATGTATTCGATGTGTACCACCACGCCATCAAAAAAATTGGCGATGGCAAAGGTGAATGGAAAGCTTTGGTTATTTACAACGAAGGCACACATTTCTCCGCTGGCGCAAACCTTGGTCTGGCAATCTTCGCCATGAATATCGGTCTGTGGCCGCAGATTGAGGAACTGATCGCGGGCGGGCAGAAGGCCTATATGGCGTTGAAATACGCACCGTTCCCGGTTGTTGCGGCCCCGAGTGGTATGGCGCTGGGCGGGGGTTGCGAAATCCTGCTGCACGCCGATCATGTGCAGGCGCATGCCGAAACCTATTGCGGTCTGGTCGAAGTTGGCGTCGGCCTGATCCCCGGCTGGGGCGGATGCAAGGAATTGATCCTGCGCTTCCAGGAAAAGGAACGCGAACAGTATAAGAAAGCCATTGGCGGTGGTGACCGTTTGTGGATGTCACCGCAAAACACGCCGATGGGCGCGGTGCGGAAAGCATTCGAGGTGATTGGCACGGCCACCGTGGCCAAATCCGCAACCGAAGCCAAGGAAATCGGATATTTCCGCGACCGCGATGGCATCACCATGAACCGTGATCGTTTGTTGTTCGATGCGAAGAAAAAGGCCTTGGAAATGGCACAAAATTACGCCGCACCGACGCCGGTTGAATCCATCCGTCTGCCGGGCCCGACGGGCAAGGTTGCGCTGGATATGGCTGTTTCGGATTTCAAAAAATCGGGCAAGGCCACACCGTATGATGTGATCGTGTCCGATCACCTTGCGGCGGTGTTGTCCGGTGGAGCCAAGGCTGATTGGACCGCCCCGGTCAGTGAACAGGATCTGTTGAAACTGGAAATTTATGAATTCATGAAGCTGGTGAAGAACGAGGGCACACAGGCCCGTGTTGAACACATGCTGTCCACTGGCAAGCCGCTTCGGAACTAA
- a CDS encoding acyl-CoA dehydrogenase C-terminal domain-containing protein, whose product MPVYTAPLDNIRFVLNDVLGVEKLSTLPGYEEATPDMIDQIIEGGAAICQDILFPLNQSGDKEGCTFENGVVRTPSGFKDAYKAFTEGGWTALAADPAYGGMGMPATVNFVLQEMICSANMSFGMYPGLSEGAYNALHLHGTDALKQTYLPKLVTGEWSGTMCLTEPHCGTDLGLIKTKAVPNSDGSFAITGTKIFISAGEHDLTSNIIHLVLAKLPDAPEGVKGISLFVVPKFMPKDNGDVGARNGVACGSIEHKMGIKGSATCVMNFDGATGWLVGEPHKGMRAMFTMMNTARLGVGMQGLGIAEVAYQNALNYAKERLQMRALTGPAEPQKPADPIIVHPDVRRMLMTGKAVTEGCRALAYWAGMHLDIAERHPDPAQREAADDLVALLTPIVKAYQTDMGFEIANMAVQVYGGHGYIWEHGVEQYVRDARISLLYEGTNGIQAMDLVGRKMSANYGRYLRRFFHPVGQFIEENQADPAMQDFVFPLAKAFAKLQQATAMVAQKGLKNPNEAGAAASDYLRMFALVALAYMWARMAKAATEKLAAGAGDKAEFYDSKLKTARFFYDRILPETDFRFKQAMAGADSVMALDAAGF is encoded by the coding sequence ATGCCTGTTTATACCGCACCGCTTGATAATATTCGTTTTGTTCTGAACGATGTTCTGGGGGTTGAAAAACTTTCTACCCTGCCGGGCTATGAAGAAGCCACACCCGACATGATCGACCAGATCATCGAAGGCGGCGCCGCGATTTGTCAGGATATCCTGTTCCCGTTGAACCAGTCGGGGGACAAGGAGGGATGCACATTCGAAAATGGCGTTGTGCGCACGCCTTCCGGTTTCAAGGACGCGTACAAGGCCTTTACCGAAGGTGGCTGGACTGCATTGGCCGCCGATCCGGCCTATGGCGGCATGGGTATGCCCGCGACCGTGAATTTCGTTTTGCAGGAAATGATCTGTTCCGCCAACATGTCGTTCGGCATGTACCCGGGCTTGTCCGAAGGGGCCTATAACGCCCTGCATTTGCACGGCACTGATGCGTTGAAGCAGACCTATCTGCCGAAATTGGTCACGGGGGAATGGTCCGGCACCATGTGCTTGACTGAACCGCATTGTGGCACCGATCTGGGGCTGATCAAAACCAAGGCTGTTCCAAATTCTGATGGATCGTTTGCGATTACGGGGACAAAAATTTTCATCTCCGCGGGTGAACATGATCTGACCAGCAATATCATTCATCTGGTTCTGGCGAAATTGCCGGATGCGCCGGAAGGGGTGAAGGGCATTTCCCTGTTCGTCGTGCCGAAATTTATGCCGAAGGATAACGGCGATGTTGGTGCGCGCAACGGCGTGGCCTGCGGGTCCATCGAACACAAAATGGGCATCAAGGGCTCGGCCACCTGCGTTATGAACTTTGATGGCGCAACCGGCTGGCTGGTCGGTGAACCGCATAAGGGCATGCGCGCCATGTTCACCATGATGAACACCGCCCGTCTGGGTGTTGGGATGCAGGGTCTGGGCATTGCCGAGGTCGCGTATCAAAACGCCCTGAACTATGCCAAGGAACGCCTGCAAATGCGTGCGCTGACGGGTCCGGCGGAACCGCAAAAACCGGCGGATCCGATTATCGTGCATCCGGACGTACGCCGCATGCTGATGACCGGCAAGGCCGTGACGGAGGGGTGCCGTGCGCTGGCCTACTGGGCGGGCATGCATCTGGATATTGCCGAACGCCACCCGGACCCGGCACAACGCGAAGCCGCCGATGATCTGGTCGCTTTGCTGACCCCGATTGTGAAGGCGTATCAAACCGATATGGGCTTTGAAATCGCCAACATGGCGGTGCAGGTTTATGGCGGTCATGGCTATATCTGGGAACATGGCGTGGAACAATATGTGCGCGATGCGCGGATCTCCCTGCTGTATGAAGGCACCAACGGCATTCAGGCCATGGACCTGGTCGGCCGGAAGATGAGCGCGAATTACGGCCGTTATTTGCGCCGCTTCTTCCACCCGGTGGGTCAGTTCATCGAAGAAAACCAGGCCGATCCGGCGATGCAGGATTTTGTCTTCCCGCTGGCCAAAGCTTTCGCCAAGTTGCAGCAAGCCACGGCGATGGTGGCGCAAAAGGGTCTGAAAAACCCGAACGAAGCGGGGGCTGCCGCATCGGATTATCTGCGGATGTTTGCGCTCGTCGCGCTGGCCTATATGTGGGCTCGCATGGCCAAGGCTGCGACCGAAAAACTGGCCGCTGGTGCAGGTGATAAGGCGGAGTTTTATGACAGCAAATTGAAAACCGCACGGTTCTTCTATGACCGCATTCTGCCGGAAACGGATTTCCGCTTTAAACAGGCGATGGCCGGGGCGGATAGCGTGATGGCGCTGGATGCCGCAGGCTTCTAA